The following coding sequences are from one Opitutales bacterium window:
- a CDS encoding efflux RND transporter permease subunit, with translation MRNHDTTKGTIAWFARNPVAANLLLLVLIIGGTFSAFTISKEAEPAFRLKVIRISVPYPGASPLEVERGINIKIEEAIEGLEGIEEIRSEAREGVGTITARVEASYSISEVMDEVSLRVGSIFTFPENAERPIISRIRTQDDIIDVQVYGNIDERQMTEIAQQVREELAALPEISLVELNDTRAFEISIEISEDTLKHYNLTLAQVAQRVRASSVDLPGGTIRTDNADIRLRTDGKVYTGTEFSEITLIKTPDGARVTLGDVANIRDGFVENRRFATFNGQPSLSLSVFSVGDQSEIAIARAVREYVAQKQAELPDGIYISTWADGSHYLKGRLNMMMGNLALGATLVFLMLGLFLRLNVAFWVVVGIPVCFLGTLWLMPLFDVSVNMISLFGFILVLGILVDDAIVIGENVYSNVEEHGPTVDNVISGAQQVALPATFGVLTTIAAFIPMTMISGPSGPLWKSVGMVVILALVFSLIESKWILPAHLMSLAKRRTKPRKPTSLTRLQDGLEAKLKWLIRRVYEPILNKALQHRYTTLSLFIGALMISVGAVTGGIVRFVFFPDNPSDYISASVEMKAGTSFESLRGTVRELETALEELDQEMLDETGYPLVKHTRSWLSDRRNGFIFIELNPSENRSIDSKQIARLWSEKVGEVPGAESVDISGSFGDGGADIGLSLESENMDDLAAVATLVENKLREYAGVYNVKSDLSDGPPEAILEVKPEAEALGLTLADIAAQARYGFYGFEVQRLQRGEDEVKVMVRYPEEERRSMHDLESMYFRTVDGRSMPFASVADVEMRTGFTSIRRFDGKRSTEITATADKTIAEPGRIVGEVRQYFEERIQPRYPTVGYRLTGQSEEGEESLFELFVGLGFALFAIYALMAIPLKSYTQPLFIMAVIPFGFIGALVGHFILGLPISILSMCGLIALAGVVVNDSLVMVDFVNQGKARGLNVRDAARAAGVRRFRAILLTSLTTFIGLIPIISETSMQAQMVIPMAVTLAFGILFSTIVTLILIPSLYLVADDLGTALRGRKEKRFAKLAETTAETKPA, from the coding sequence ATGCGTAACCACGATACAACTAAGGGCACTATTGCTTGGTTCGCGCGTAATCCAGTCGCGGCGAACCTTCTATTACTGGTCCTGATCATCGGAGGCACCTTCTCTGCCTTCACCATTTCTAAAGAAGCTGAACCCGCATTTCGTCTAAAAGTTATCCGCATCTCCGTGCCGTACCCCGGCGCAAGTCCGCTCGAAGTTGAACGCGGGATCAATATCAAGATCGAGGAAGCAATCGAGGGCCTCGAAGGTATCGAAGAGATACGCTCAGAGGCGAGAGAAGGCGTGGGTACTATAACGGCACGCGTCGAAGCCAGCTATTCTATATCTGAAGTCATGGATGAAGTGAGCCTCCGTGTGGGCTCCATCTTCACATTTCCAGAAAACGCAGAGCGCCCCATCATCAGCCGCATACGTACTCAAGACGATATTATCGACGTTCAAGTCTACGGAAACATCGATGAACGCCAGATGACAGAGATTGCGCAACAGGTGCGTGAAGAACTTGCCGCCCTTCCTGAAATTTCGCTCGTCGAACTCAATGATACCCGTGCTTTCGAGATCTCGATCGAAATCTCCGAGGATACACTGAAACACTATAACCTCACCCTGGCCCAAGTGGCTCAGCGCGTGCGCGCCTCGTCGGTCGACCTACCCGGGGGCACCATAAGAACTGATAACGCCGACATTCGATTGCGCACAGATGGCAAAGTTTACACGGGAACCGAATTCTCTGAAATTACGCTTATCAAAACACCTGACGGCGCCCGTGTGACCCTCGGGGACGTTGCCAACATAAGAGACGGCTTCGTGGAGAACCGACGTTTCGCCACATTCAATGGGCAGCCGAGTCTGAGTCTGAGCGTCTTCTCTGTAGGGGACCAAAGCGAAATCGCCATCGCCCGAGCTGTTCGAGAATACGTAGCTCAGAAACAAGCAGAACTTCCCGATGGCATCTACATCTCAACGTGGGCCGATGGTTCTCATTATTTAAAAGGGCGTCTAAACATGATGATGGGAAATCTCGCCCTGGGAGCTACCCTAGTCTTCCTCATGCTTGGGCTATTTCTGCGCCTGAACGTGGCATTCTGGGTCGTAGTCGGCATCCCCGTCTGCTTCCTGGGCACCCTATGGCTGATGCCACTATTCGATGTCTCAGTAAACATGATCAGCCTGTTCGGCTTTATTCTGGTGCTCGGAATCTTGGTCGATGATGCAATCGTAATCGGTGAGAACGTCTACTCAAACGTCGAAGAACACGGCCCCACCGTGGACAATGTCATCTCCGGTGCTCAGCAAGTCGCGCTGCCAGCAACTTTTGGCGTCCTTACGACGATCGCAGCCTTTATCCCGATGACCATGATCTCTGGACCGTCCGGTCCGCTTTGGAAATCAGTCGGCATGGTCGTCATACTCGCCCTCGTGTTTTCACTCATCGAGTCCAAATGGATACTGCCAGCCCATCTCATGAGTTTGGCAAAGCGCAGAACGAAACCTAGGAAACCTACATCTCTAACCCGCTTACAGGACGGGCTAGAAGCAAAACTAAAGTGGCTTATCCGAAGAGTCTACGAACCGATCCTCAACAAAGCGCTGCAACATAGATATACCACGTTGTCCCTATTCATTGGAGCCCTCATGATCTCAGTCGGGGCAGTCACCGGAGGTATCGTACGTTTTGTGTTTTTTCCCGACAACCCAAGCGACTATATTTCGGCGAGTGTTGAAATGAAAGCGGGCACATCATTCGAAAGCCTCCGAGGCACAGTCCGCGAGTTAGAAACCGCCCTTGAGGAGTTAGATCAGGAAATGCTCGACGAAACAGGGTATCCACTCGTGAAACACACCCGCAGTTGGTTATCCGATCGCCGCAATGGCTTCATCTTCATTGAGCTAAATCCATCAGAAAACCGCTCCATCGATTCCAAACAAATCGCGCGACTCTGGAGCGAAAAAGTCGGCGAAGTCCCTGGCGCTGAGTCGGTCGATATCAGCGGGTCATTCGGTGATGGCGGAGCTGACATAGGACTGAGCTTGGAAAGTGAAAACATGGACGACCTCGCAGCAGTCGCCACCCTCGTAGAAAACAAACTGCGCGAATATGCAGGTGTCTACAATGTGAAGAGCGATTTGAGTGACGGCCCGCCAGAGGCTATCCTTGAAGTAAAACCGGAAGCCGAAGCACTCGGCTTGACACTGGCGGACATCGCAGCTCAAGCACGCTACGGTTTCTACGGCTTTGAGGTGCAACGCCTGCAACGCGGGGAAGACGAAGTCAAAGTAATGGTACGCTACCCCGAGGAAGAGCGTCGCTCCATGCACGATCTGGAATCCATGTATTTTCGAACTGTGGACGGACGTTCAATGCCATTTGCATCGGTGGCAGATGTCGAAATGCGCACCGGATTTACGTCCATACGCCGTTTTGATGGTAAACGTTCCACAGAGATTACTGCCACCGCCGACAAAACGATTGCGGAGCCAGGAAGAATCGTTGGCGAAGTGAGGCAATATTTCGAAGAGCGGATCCAACCCCGTTACCCAACCGTAGGTTATCGGCTAACCGGTCAAAGCGAAGAAGGCGAAGAGTCCCTATTTGAACTTTTTGTCGGACTGGGGTTCGCCCTTTTTGCCATTTATGCACTCATGGCAATTCCATTGAAATCCTACACGCAGCCCTTGTTTATTATGGCGGTCATTCCATTCGGCTTCATCGGCGCATTGGTAGGGCATTTTATTTTGGGCTTACCCATCAGCATTCTCTCAATGTGCGGACTGATCGCTCTCGCAGGAGTAGTCGTCAACGACAGCTTGGTGATGGTCGATTTTGTAAATCAAGGCAAAGCACGAGGCCTTAACGTTCGCGATGCTGCACGAGCTGCCGGCGTGCGCCGTTTTCGAGCGATCTTGCTTACGTCGCTTACCACCTTTATCGGCCTAATTCCCATTATTTCGGAAACAAGCATGCAGGCTCAGATGGTTATCCCTATGGCCGTCACCCTCGCCTTCGGGATTCTTTTCAGCACCATTGTGACACTCATACTCATCCCTAGCCTCTATTTGGTGGCCGATGATCTCGGTACTGCATTACGAGGCCGCAAGGAAAAACGATTTGCGAAGTTGGCTGAAACGACCGCAGAAACGAAGCCGGCCTAA
- a CDS encoding efflux RND transporter periplasmic adaptor subunit, which translates to MSKKIVPPLLVIVVAAGITAIISRPKSAEVREPDPIPPRQVEVIHVQLSDYPVRIHTQGFVTPRSRSDLASQVSGQIVEVSPRFYPGEFVAKDELLVRVDDADFKAEVSRQQAQVASARLRLAQEIAQSEQARLDWEASGNGAASPLSLRKPQLAEAEAQLTAAEAELDRAKRNLSRTEIRAPFEALIRTVETEMGEVVNPGSQIARLDAIDYAEIRLGIPWDDITYLPNDTEYSAHLTFAINGDTHTWETPIVRSEQTIDADSRTLFIVARLADPYARHSEKALPLILGSFVTAEVTGKMMKQVARIPRAALRGTDQVAVLTQENTVEIRDVTIRRTDSHFAYIAAGLSTGDRLCLTAPQTLFNGIKVNPQPIASTQNDA; encoded by the coding sequence ATGTCCAAAAAAATCGTTCCTCCCTTGCTGGTGATCGTCGTTGCTGCGGGAATAACAGCCATAATTTCACGACCAAAGAGTGCAGAAGTCCGAGAGCCCGATCCCATTCCGCCCAGGCAAGTAGAGGTGATCCATGTGCAATTATCGGACTATCCCGTCCGAATCCATACCCAAGGTTTTGTCACACCCCGCAGCCGATCTGACCTCGCATCCCAGGTCTCAGGACAAATCGTTGAGGTCAGCCCACGTTTCTATCCCGGGGAGTTTGTTGCCAAAGACGAATTGCTCGTCCGTGTCGACGATGCTGACTTCAAAGCCGAAGTCAGCCGCCAACAGGCCCAGGTCGCCTCGGCACGCCTTCGCCTAGCACAGGAAATCGCCCAGTCCGAGCAAGCACGACTCGACTGGGAAGCATCCGGAAATGGTGCAGCGAGCCCACTGTCCCTACGGAAACCACAATTAGCAGAAGCCGAGGCCCAACTCACTGCTGCAGAAGCAGAGCTAGACCGCGCAAAACGCAACCTCTCACGCACAGAAATCCGTGCTCCCTTCGAAGCCTTAATCCGCACGGTCGAGACTGAAATGGGAGAAGTAGTCAACCCCGGCTCACAAATTGCGCGGCTCGATGCAATCGACTACGCAGAAATTCGCCTCGGTATCCCTTGGGACGATATCACATACCTCCCCAACGACACGGAGTATTCAGCCCATCTCACCTTCGCCATCAACGGCGATACACACACCTGGGAAACTCCCATAGTCAGGTCAGAACAGACTATCGATGCTGATAGCCGCACACTCTTTATCGTCGCTCGACTGGCAGACCCCTATGCTAGACACTCTGAAAAGGCCCTACCGCTTATCCTCGGATCATTTGTCACCGCTGAGGTGACCGGAAAAATGATGAAACAAGTAGCTCGTATCCCGCGCGCCGCGCTCCGTGGAACCGATCAAGTGGCCGTGCTCACTCAAGAAAATACTGTTGAGATACGGGACGTTACCATTCGGCGCACAGATTCCCACTTTGCATACATTGCAGCCGGATTGAGCACTGGAGACCGCCTGTGTCTCACCGCACCACAGACCCTGTTCAATGGGATAAAAGTAAATCCACAGCCCATTGCATCTACACAAAACGATGCGTAA